The Antarcticibacterium flavum genome contains the following window.
GTCCTTCCCATAATCCATCGGCATCCCTGAATGTCTTAATACCGCTTTCGGCACTAATTCCTGCGCCGGTAAGAACAACAATCTTTGTCATTTCGAAAGAGTTTAAATGAAAACTGAAAATACAAATAATTCGCAAATTGACTGGAGGCAATATAATCTGGAAGCGCGAAAGGGAGAGAATATTGTTGTTCGGAATTGCCCAATTCACAATAAAAAAGAAGTATTAGTGCGAAAACCAAATAAATTATTAAATTTACTCCTTAACCTCCATACACCTTGTTAATATATTCGTAAAAGGGGTGCTCATTTGATTTTCTTAAAATATTTTAGTTAGGTAACTTTTAACCTACTTATTATGAGAAAATTATTTTTTGCCCTGTTTGCGATAGGACTATTGGCCGGTTGTACTGCAGAATCACTTGAAGAATATGAAAACTACAGTGTCGACAAAACAAAAATTCAGCGCCCGGGTTCCCAGGGAATCTATATGGAAGAAGTTGACAAAGACAAAATACAACGACCAGGTTCTCAAGGTAACAATTAGAACTTTTGCAAGCGCTCTGGTAGCAGTAGCGGGCTTTATGCTATTTGCAGATAAGATCCTGGAGGTAAATTTTGCTGAGACTTATGGATTTGCCGATTCTCAGACTTTTTTATGGGTCTTCACCCAGTCAATTTCCCCGTTGTTATTAATAATAGGACTAGTTTTTAAACCTTATAAGATCGCTATTACGATACCGGTATATATGTACTTTGTGCAATTATACTGGGTTTTTAACCCTGCTATAAGATTTGATGATATTCTCCTGCAAACTTATGCTATTGGAGCTGTCCTTGGGTTTATAGCGCTTGTAGTGGTAATTAACTGGTTCTTTCATAAAGCCAGTGACAAAAGACAAAGAACTATTGGTCAACTGGAGCGTGCGCTGGATCTTGACCTTATTGAGGGGATACAGGTTCTCATTCGATTTATTGTTGTAGATATTAAAAGAAAATATATCACAGAAGAAAACCGAAAAGAATATGTACGGGATTATATGGCGAAACTTGATAAAATAGACCAATGTTAAAAAAAGTCTCTGCCCTCGCTTTGTTGGAAGAATTGAAAGGAAAAGGCTTACTCGATAAGAACAGCTCCCGGGAAATCTTAAGAGATATCAAGGAGTGTCTTGATGATGAAGCAGACCGGCACGTTATGAGGAAGGTTTAAGCAGTAGACAACTATAATTAAACTGAAATCGAATTAAGCAGGGAACTTAAGGACATCAAAACATACTCACTTTGATATATTAATCCTCTGGAGATAAAAGATTTCGAGTGTGAAAAGGCTTCTATTAATTAAAGAAGATTTGGCTTGAAAAGGGAAGTAACATTTGCAATAAAAAACTTCCTTTCTCAATATTCAGGAAAACAAAAAATGCCGGAAAAATTCCGGCATTTTATATTAATATGATGTAGCGAGAACGAGATTTGAACTCGTGACCTCCGGGTTATGAATCCGACGCTCTAACCAACTGAGCTACCTCGCCATTCCTAATGCTTCGGGAAAAGTATCATACTTCTCTGTTAGCGGGTGCAAATATAAAAACTATTTGTTTTGAGGCAAACATTATTTTAGTAATTATTTCATTGTTGCAGGAGAAAAGAATCAAGATCGCTGCCGCTCCTGGAATCTAGATCTTAGACTAAAATCTTAGCATCTGAAAAGGAGTAACTTAGGTTTCGCTGCAAACCAGGAAACTTACTCAGCTAATTTAACTCTTAATCCACCCCCGGGTTGAGTTTGAATTGACCTCTTACAACAACTTCTATGACTTCCACGAATTATAATCAGACTAAAAAAATTCTAATTGTCAAGTCATAGCTGTCCGGTGAAAGAACCCGGACCGCTATGCTGCTGGATTATCGAACCTATACTAGATTCAAATCAAAGGAAAACAGAGCTATATCTAATTCTCAAAGCCTTCGATTTTCCTGAAATATTTTAGATTCAAAACACCCATCCATTTTGAGATTCATATGACCTCTGGCTATTTATGGCAAGGCTTAACGTAAATTCCCATATTATTATAGGTCACCAATAATTTCAAGTATCAAATTCCAGGTACCAAATTCAGGTTTTCCGAGGCACAAAAGTAAGAATGCTTCCGGGATCGAACTTATACTCAATTTAGCAGGGGTGCAATGAGACCAAACCGGCGGGGGAGTAATTAGCCTTTCCAGGTATCATAGAAATAGTCAAGACCCGGGATTACAGAAGCGGAGCGGTCCAGACTCTCTTTGAATTACATATTTTGTTTCCTTTTCTTTTTATGTTAGCAATTAATATTTATATTGCCCAAAATCTAACGAATAAAGTATGGAAGATAAAGTTAAGTACGAAATGGAGTTTCCTATACAAGCCTCTCCCTCCTTATTATATAATTATATTTCTACCCCTTCTGGCCTTAGTGAATGGTATGCAGATAATGTTAACTCCCGTGGGGAGCTTTTTACCTTTATCTGGGATGGATCTGAAGAAAAAGCTAAACTGGTAAGCAAGAAGAACGGGGAACGAGTTAAATTTCGTTGGGTGGCAGATGAAGACACTTCTTATTACTTCGAAATAAGGATACAGGTAGACGAGATCACTAAAGATGTGTCAATAATGATTACAGATTTTGCTGAAGAAGATGAAGTAAATGAAGGTAAAATGCTGTGGGAAAATATGATATCAGACCTTAAACAGGTTCTTGGGTCGGTTTAAAAAATCCTTTTAAATATAGTACCTTTGCCCCGTTTCTTAATTAAAACGGGGTTTTTTTATGATCAATGTTAATGGAAGTCTTATCAAAGATGACAAGGCCGGTATTTCAATTAAAAACAGGGGACTTTATTATGGTGATGCAGTCTTTGAAACCATAAGGGTCATCCACGGTAAGATCATCTTTTGGGAGGATCATTATTTTCGGTTGATGGCTTCAATGCGAATTATGAGAATGGAGATCCCTTCCAGCTTTTCACCAGAATTTCTTGAAGAAGAGATCTTGCAGATAGTAAATGAGAATGGCCTTGAAAATTCCCCGGCCAGAGTGAGAATGACGGTTTACAGAAAAGAGGGAGGTTATTATACTCCTGCCAGCCTGGACGTTGATTATATAATAACCGCCACGGCGTTGGACAACGCCTTCTATACCTTGCCAGAGGGGGATTATGAAGTGGAGCTATTTAAAGATCATTACATCAACAGCGGTTTGTTGTCTACGATAAAGACTAATAATAAAGCCGTAAACGTGCTGGGAAGTATTTTTGCAACAGAAAATGATTTCAAGAATTGTTTCCTGCTAAATGAGAATAAATCTATCGTAGAGGCCTTGAATGCAAATGTGTTTGTGGTGAATGGCAGGAAGATCAAGACACCACCACTTAAAGACGGAGCATTAAATGGAATTGTGAGGAAACAGCTTTTATCAATAGTAGGTACAATAAAGGATTTTGAAATAGAAGAAGCCTCTATTTCACCCTTTGAGCTTCAAAAGGCAGATGAGATATTTTTAACCAATGTTATCGCAGGAATACAGCCTGTAACGAAGTACCGCAAAAAAAGGTACGTTACAGATGTGGCCAGGGAACTCCTGGCTAAATTGAATGTAAAAGCAAGGTTGGGTTAATTATAACTGGGATTCTCTGGCGCATTGGACCAAAGCATATAATTACCACCTAACTCAATCATCTTATCTTTCCAAAAGGACCGGTAAGGCCTTTCAATAATGTCCCGGGCATCCTGGTGCGTTGTGATAATCCAGGAATTGGAATCCAGTTCCTCTTTTAGCTGGGGTGCATCCCAACCCGAATAACCAAGGAAAAATCTAATTTCCTTCTCAGTGATCAAACCTTTCATTATTAGCTCCTTTACCGCATCGAAGTTACCTCCCCAAAAGATCCCATTCGCAATTTCTACACTCTCCGGAATGAGGTCCGGAACCTTATGGATAAAATAAAGGTTATCCTGCTCTACAGGTCCTCCATTGTACACTTTAAAGTTCTTGTCGAGCTCGGGGATTAGCTCTCTTAAAGTGAAATCCAAAACTTTGTTGAGTATGAACCCAATAGAACCATTTTCGGAATGTTCTGCAATGAGAACTACCGAGCGGTTAAAAGAAGCATCTCCAATAATAGAAGGTTCGGCCACCAACAGGAGGCCTTTGGCTGGTTTTAAAGCTATCATAATTGATGTTCTTTTAAATAAATCTAAAGATTAAATTTACCACTGCAAATAATTTATAATAAATTTATAATAAAAAAACCCTCCTGGAGGGGAGGGTTTAAGATTTTAAGTGGGGGAATTAACTAGTTTACAGCTTTTTGTAAATCTGCTCCAGCCTTAAATTTAACTACATTTTTAGCAGCTATTTTAATAGTTTTTCCGGTTTGAGGGTTTCTTCCTTCACGTGCTGCTCTCTTAGACACAGACCATGATCCAAAACCTACTAAAGAAACGCGATCTCCTTTTTTAAGAGATTTTTCTACATTCTCCAGGAATGATTCCAGTGCTTTTTTTGCTGCTGCTTTTGAGATTCCAGCATTTTCAGCCATTGCATCGATTAAATCCGTTTTGTTCATAATTTGAATTTTAAATTAATTGTTGGTTAAACATTGCGTTAATTTGCTTTACAAATTTATATGGATTTCTCAGCCGTGCAAGTAATATCAAGGGAAATGCAGGTATTTGTTAATAACTACGGCAAATTGTTAATAACTCTACTTGATTTTTTGCAATTTTCTTCCGTTTCAGTAGTGATAAGGGTTCACAGAAGTTTGGCCCCGGCCTTGAACTTATAACCATTAAGTAGGTCCCTGCTTCTCATTTTTTTCTTTCCGGGAATTTGAATTTCCAGGATCTCCAGCATTCCATCCTTTGACGCAACTTTTAATTTTTTGTTGTCCACTAGCAAGGTGCCCGCTGGCAAAGAAGAATCCTCATCTAATATCGCGGTGCTGTAAATTTTAACCGGGGATCTTTTTCCATCTTCCTCCAATTCACTCCACGCCCCGGGATAAGGATCCAGCCCCCTTATAAAATTATAAATCGTTTTCCTTGGCAGTTCCCAATTAATCCTGGTATTTTCTTTAGTTAATTTTGGAGCTTCATTTAAGAGGGCGAATTCCTCCTGAGCCAACGGTTTTACGGTATTTTCCTTTATTTGGTCCAAAGTGGCCAACACAAGCTTGGTGCCTGTCGTCATCAATTTATCATGTAAACTCCCTGCAGTATCATTTTCTTCAATGGGAACCCCTAATTGTAAAATTACCTCTCCAGTATCTATCTTTTCATCCAGAAAAAATGTAGTGACACCGGTAGCCGTCTCTCCATTCATTATTGCCCAGTTAATAGGAGCTGCACCCCGGTATTGTGGAAGAAGGGAAGCGTGTAAATTGAATGTGCCAAATTCAGGCAGGTTCCAAACTGCTTTTGGCAGCATTCGAAAGGCTACCACCACCTGTACATTAGGATTAATTTCTTCCAGCTCTTTAAGGAAATCTGGTGATTTAAGATTTGTAGGTTGCAGTAATTTTAATCCTGCTTCTACCGCATATTTTTTAACTGCACTTTCCTGTAGCTTTCTTCCTCGGCCTGCAGGTTTATCTGGCGCTGTAATCACCCCCACTACCTTATATCCTTCCTTTATAATTCCATCTAGTACGTTAACGGCAAACTCCGGCGTACCCATAAATACTATTCGTAGCTCTCTCATTTCTTATTTAGTTTGTATGCATTTGTAGCTGTTAGCCCAATAATTCCTTTTTCCAGCATAAGCGTAAGGACCTTTAGTACTCCATTTTCAGGAAAAGGCACAATGGCAACCAGCTCCCTGGAGTTCTTTTCTCCATCCAGCAGTGCTTTCATTATCTCCTCGTAGATCTTTTTTATGGTTTCTCTTGCTACCTCCCTTTCCGGTGGAAGGCAAACAGAGCAAATCCCGCAGGCAGGAGGGGAGGGTTCTCCAAAATACCTTAACAACTGCCTGCTACGGCATTCCGAATCTGTAGAGATATAATCCAGCAGGGATTCAATTTTATCGGTTTTATTTTTATTCTGTGATTTTATATAACCTGAAAAAGGATAAATAGCCGCCTCATCTTCCCGCGGTACCAAAAATACTATGGATGCATCGTTTTGGTGGTAATCAAAATCTATAATATGGTCCTTTTCCAGATGCTGAAGAATTGCAATCACCTCCTTTTCTTTTGTTTCAGCCTTTTTGGCAATAGAACTTAAGTTAATTGGCATTTTATTCTCAAAGATCCCTCCATAAGTCCTTAGGATTGCTTTTGCGACCGCATCATATCTTTTATTCTCTTCCAGATAATTCAACAACTGCCTGTTTGAAATTATAAACTGAACGCTGGCGGTTTTCCTGAATTGCTGTGACATTTTTAGAATGCTCATTCTATCGAGCATTTGTAAAGTATTATATGTCTTTTCTGAATGTAGCTGATATTGGGTGCAAAAGTCTGAAAAATTGAAATCATATTCTTCATCCTGGCCTTCCCCATAGGCAATACGAAAATAAGATGCCAGTTTTTTATATACGTGGATCGTGAATTCCAGGTCTGGGAGCGTCTTGAGAAACTGGTTCTTTAACTGCGGGAGGTCACTTTTATTTGTGATAATAGTCGCAGTTGCAGGTTGTTCATCCCTGCCAGCCCTGCCTGCTTCCTGGAAATAGCTTTCTATACTTTCAGGAAGATTAAGGTGGATAACGTGGCGTACATTGGGTTTGTCTATTCCCATACCAAAAGCACTGGTAGCAACCATTACCTTTACTTCCTCCTTTAGCCAGGAATCCAGCCTTCCAGATTTTTCCTTTTTAGCCAATCCGCCATGAAAAGCTGCGGCAGTATAGCCATATTGCAAAAGTTCCCGTGCAACTTCGATAGTCGCGTTGCGGGTACGCACATATACTATGGCACTTTCATCCTTGTTTCTAAGGGTTTGTTGCAACCTGTACATCTTATCCTCAGCCTGGATCACCCGGTAAGCTATATTTGTGCGCTCGAGGGATGTTTTATATACCAGGGCATCCCTTAGCTCCAATTGCTTTTGTATGTCCCTTACTACTTCTGCAGTGGCCGATGCTGTAAGGGCCATAAAAGGCACTTCAGGTTTCAAATCCCTTAAAAGCGAAATATTAAGATAAGCCGGCCTAAAATCATGCCCCCACTGTGAGATGCAATGAGCCTCATCTACAGCAATAAGGTTCACATTCATTTGTTTTATACGCTGCTGGACGATATCCTGCTGCAAGCGTTCGGGTGACAGGTAAAGGAATTTATAATTCCCATAGATACAGTTATCCAGTAATGCGTCCAGCTCCTGGAAAGGTATCCCCCGGCAATGGCCAGGGCTTTTATCCCTTTTTTCTGAAGGGCTTTCACCTGGTCCTCCATAAGTGCAACCAGGGGAGAGATAACTATACCAATTCCTTCCTGTAAAAGTACAGGTATTTGAAAACAAAGGGATTTGCCTCCCCCGGTTGGCAGGAGTGCAAGGATATCCCGGCGTTTTCCCGCAGCAAGGATAATCTCTTCCTGCATAGGCCTGAAAGACTCATGGCCCCAGTATTTTTTTAGTATGTTCCCGGCCTCCTGCAAGTTTACATGGGGATGTTATTTAATATGAAATCACTGCGGTTCTCTATTGTGTTCTTAGGAACTTCAATAGGCTCGTAACCATAGGAAAGATAGGTCTTTTTTAAATGGTCGTGAATGAGAAGGGCTTGTTCAAAGCTTTCATACCTTTCATTATCTGTTTGATAGATATCCTCCCATGGCGGCAAAAGGAAGACGCGGTAATAGCTATGATCCTCACAGGCTTGCTGAAATTTTTGAGGGTACGTAGTGCCAAAATACTCCATATAGGCAACAACATCTGGGATCCCGCGATCAAGGAAAACCGTAGAAACCTCATTCAAGGATGCCTCAATATGCTGCTTAACCCTTGCTTCAAGAAGTTTTTCACTAAAGAGTATGGGCTTTTCAAGAAAAAGTTGGGAAATTCCCTGTTTTTGAGCAGCTGCAGTTATTTCCCGTGATACTTCATGGTAGCATATATATCCCTCACGTTCGAGGTGTTTAATAACCGAAGATTTACCTGTACCGGGTCCCCCGGTGATGACTATTTTTTTATTTTGCACTCCGCAAATTTCGGAATTTGTGGCAGATAAAAAAAATGGTTCACTAATTGTATATTTGCATTTAAAATGATGAAAGAGAATTAATATGGAAGCATCCAAAAATCCGGAAGAGTTTTACAAAAAATTAAAATCGCAGTTACTGGATACGGCCATGTGGCCATCAGAATATTTATATAAGTTCATAGTTCCTACCAGAAAGGAAAAAATAGAACAGATCCAGGATATTTTTGATAACATGGGGGCCGTAATTAATACCAGGAAGTCCAAAAATGGCAACTACACCAGTGTATCTGTGAATGTTCGCATGAAGAATCCAGATGCCGTTATTGCGAAATATAAAAAAGTTGGAGAAGAGGTAGAAGGGGTTATCTCTCTATAGATCAGGCTTATCTTTATAAGAAGAGGTGTTAAATAAATTTCCTTAAGTTGGATATTATTTAGTATTTTGCAACAATTATTATCTCCAAAATTTTATATCACCTTAAATTTCAATTTTGACATACGAATTAGAATACAACTCTGAGAGGAGTAAGTTAATCATACCCGAATACGGGAGGCATTTGCAAAAGATGGTGGAACACGCCATTTCTATCGAGGATGATGCAGAGCGCAATAAGGTTGCTAGATCTATTATAGCCGTAATGGGAAATATGAATCCGCATCTTAGAGATGTGCCAGACTTTCAGCATAAATTATGGGATCAATTATTTATTATAAGTGATTTCAAACTGGATGTTGAATCCCCTTTTCCAAAGCCGTCCAAAGAATTACTCGAAGAACGTCCAGATCCTATGGGATATCCTCAAAATTTCCCAAAGTACAGGTTCTATGGCAATAATATTAAGAGGATGATAGATGAGGCTGTGAAAATGGAAGATGGTGATCTTAAAGAAGCGCTTGTATATTCCATTGCCAACCATATGAAAAAATCCTACCTTAACTGGAACAGGGAAACGGTGGAAGACGAGATTATCTTTGAACATTTAAGGGAATTGAGCGGTGGTACCATAAATCTTAAGAATAAAGAAGAAGATCTTAGCGAGGCAGCAAATCTCCTTAGAGGCAATAAAAAATTCAAGAGCAGTACACCTGCCAAGAAAACCAACCGCAATCCCCGCGGTCGCAAACGTCATTAAAAACTTTTTTTAGATGGGAATTTTCCAAATTGAAGGAGGGCATGCTTTAAGTGGTGAAATACAGCCACAGGGAGCAAAAAACGAAGCCCTTCAAATACTCTGTGCAGTATTGCTAACCCCGGAGAAGGTTGTAATCAACAACATTCCAGATATAGTAGATGTAAATAAGCTTATTGCCTTACTAGGCAACCTGGGGGTAAAAATTAAAAAATTAAGTAAAGGCAGTTATAGTTTCCAGGCAGATGAGCTGAATCTTGATTACCTGGAAAGCGAAGCTTTTAAAAAAGATGGCAGTGGCCTTCGGGGATCTATTATGATCGTGGGCCCTTTACTGGGAAGGTTTGGGAAAGGATATATTCCCCGCCCGGGTGGAGATAAAATAGGACGAAGAAGGCTGGATACGCATTTTGAGGGTTTTGTGAAATTGGGAGCAAAATTTCGCTACAACAGGGAAGAGCGATTCTATGGAGTAGAAGCCCCTCAGGGTCTTACAGGGAGTTATATGCTCCTTGAAGAAGCATCGGTTACAGGAACAGCTAATATTGTTATGGCGGCTGTGTGGGCAAAAGGTACTACAACCATTTATAATGCGGCCTGTGAACCTTACCTACAACAGCTTTGTAAAATGCTTAATTCAATGGGAGCAGAGATCAAAGGAATTGGATCTAACCTGCTTACCATAGAAGGAGTAGAGAGCTTCACAGGCTGTGAGCACACCATCCTGCCAGATATGATCGAGATTGGTTCCTGGATTGGCCTTGCGGCAATGACTAAAAGCGAGATCACCATTAAGAATGTTGGATGGGAACATTTGGGGCTTATTCCAACTACTTTTAGAAAACTGGGAATTACCATTGAAAAAAGAAATGATGATATTTTCATTCCCGCCCATACAGATGGTTATGAAGTCCAGAATTTTATCGATGGATCCATTATGAACATTAGTGATGCCCCCTGGCCGGGTTTCACACCAGATTTATTGAGTATAATGCTTGTGGTTGCCACACAGGCAAGGGGTAGCGTGCTTATCCATCAAAAAATGTTCGAAAGCAGATTATTCTTCGTGGATAAATTAATAGATATGGGGGCAAAGATCATTCTTTGTGATCCACACAGGGCAACGGTTATTGGTCACGATTTTAAATCCAGCCTTAGAGCTACGACTATGACTTCGCCAGATATTAGGGCCGGGGTTTCCTTGTTAATAGCTGCCATGTCTGCCCAGGGGACTTCTACGATACACAATATAGAACAAATAGACAGGGGTTACGAAAATATAGATGAGAGGCTACGAAATATTGGAGCCAGAATTGAGCGTATAGGTTAGAAAACCACAGTAGATAAACAAAAAAGAGGCTGTCCAGTAAAGGCAGCCTCTTTTTTATTTTAAATGTTAGTTTCGAATAGGGGAGGGAGGTTAAATTGCCAAAATAGTACAAAGAATTTTCAGGCTCCAGCTTCCAGCTGCACCGCGATCCTCATTCGTTTTCGAGATAGCAATAAAAATCGTCTTAGGAACCTAATTATTAACTCCTAACTCATTATTATACGGTAAAAGAGTCTGGACCGCTACCGCTGCTAGAATATAGAACCTAGACTAAAATCTAGGCATATGGAAAACAGCACTTTACACAATTCTCAAAAGCATGAATTTTCCTTACCTATTTTGGATTCAAAACCACCCCCAGGTTGAGATTGATATAATATCTGATTATATATAGCAGGGCTTAACGTACTTTCACCTATATTTAATCGGACACCAATAACTCCTAACTCCTAACTCCTAACTCCATCAGGCCTTTTGCTCTACACGTTCCTTGTAGCCAAAGAGGTTTTGTCCCTTGATCATAGATGCGGTACGCTCTGGTAACATCTCTTCCCAGCCACTTCTTCCATCACTTATCATTTGCAGGACCTCGCGTGAGAAAATGCTAAGGATATTAGGATCATATTCTTCAATATCCACAACCTTACCATTGTATTTAAAGAATTTATACAGTTCCTTCATCCTTGGATGAACCTTAAGATTGTCGCTGGTAATAAGTTCGCCGGTGTTTGGATCTTTGAAAGGGTATAGATACACTTTTAAATCCTTAAAGAACAACTTACCAAAAGCCTCCAAAATACCTCCGCTTAGGTGCCTGTAATATTTTTCATCAAAGATGTCGACCAGGTTATTTACTCCCATAGCAAGTCCCATTCTCTCCTTAGAATATCTTGAGAAATACTCTACTACTTTGTAATACTCCTGGAAATTGGAGATCATTACGGTTTGGCCTAAGGAACAAAGCAATTCTGCCCTGTCCATAAAATCTCTTTCGTCAATTTCCCCTTCGGCTCTTAGATTAGATAAGGTAATTTCGAATATGACTTCTGTGTTCTCTTCGGAAACTTTTTTCTCCTTCACAAATAATTCAAGGGAACGTTTATACATATCCATATTCACCTTGGTCACGGGCCTGAAGCTTCCTCGCAGGGCAAGTATATTCTTTTTGTAGAGGATCTTGGCCGGCAGGACATTGTTACCATCTGGAGCGAACATTACGGCATCTGTCATCCCGTTCTTAACCAGCTGTAGACTCATCAAGCGGTTGTCTACCTGCTCAAAACGCGGCCCGGAAAAATTAATAGTATCTATCTCTATTTGATCCTTATCGATATGGTCGTATAGATAACGAAGCAATTTCTTTGGATTGTCATATTTATAATAAGCCCCATATATAAGATTTACCCCAAGAATTCCAAGCGTATTTTGTTGCAGGCGGGCATCATTTTCATGAAACCTAATGTGCAGGCTTATTTCATTATAATCCTCATTTGGATCTACCTGGTATCTTATTCCTACCCAGCCATGGCCTTTGTATTGTTTAGCAAAATCTATAGTTGCTACAGTATTGGCGTAGCTAAAGAAAAGTTTATTTGGATGTTTGTCACGGGTTATACGTTCTTCAATAAGTTTTATCTCGTGGGATAACATTTTCTTGAGCCGGGCCTCTGTCACATATCGCTTATCCTCCTCAATACCATATATAGCATCACTAAAGTCCTTGTCATAGGCACTCATAGCCTTGGCTATAGTTCCTGAAGCGCCGCCAGATCTAAAGAAGTTCCTTACGGTTTCCTGTCCAGCTCCAATTTCTGAAAAGGTCCCGTATATATTCTCATTTAAATTGATCCTTAATGCTTTACTCTTAATTGAGGGAACATTTTCAAACTCTCTGTCCCCCATAATGGTGATGGGCATAATTGTCTCTTTTAAGTCACAGTTAAGTAGGACAAAGGTACTAAAATGGCGGTCCATAGAAAAAAATATACTTACTTTTGTATAAAAAATAACAGGCTTGGAAGTAACATTTTTAGGTACCGGAACTTCACAGGGAATCCCCGTCATTGGCAGTGATCACCCCGTTTGTTTAAGCGAAGATCCAAAGGATAAACGTCTTAGGGTTTCAGTACTTGTGGAATGGGAAGGTTAT
Protein-coding sequences here:
- a CDS encoding TonB-dependent receptor: MPITIMGDREFENVPSIKSKALRINLNENIYGTFSEIGAGQETVRNFFRSGGASGTIAKAMSAYDKDFSDAIYGIEEDKRYVTEARLKKMLSHEIKLIEERITRDKHPNKLFFSYANTVATIDFAKQYKGHGWVGIRYQVDPNEDYNEISLHIRFHENDARLQQNTLGILGVNLIYGAYYKYDNPKKLLRYLYDHIDKDQIEIDTINFSGPRFEQVDNRLMSLQLVKNGMTDAVMFAPDGNNVLPAKILYKKNILALRGSFRPVTKVNMDMYKRSLELFVKEKKVSEENTEVIFEITLSNLRAEGEIDERDFMDRAELLCSLGQTVMISNFQEYYKVVEYFSRYSKERMGLAMGVNNLVDIFDEKYYRHLSGGILEAFGKLFFKDLKVYLYPFKDPNTGELITSDNLKVHPRMKELYKFFKYNGKVVDIEEYDPNILSIFSREVLQMISDGRSGWEEMLPERTASMIKGQNLFGYKERVEQKA